A window from Athalia rosae chromosome 5, iyAthRosa1.1, whole genome shotgun sequence encodes these proteins:
- the LOC105685885 gene encoding deoxycytidylate deaminase, which produces MEKVSHPITRNSPDSAEKPRQVMGKRKDHIEWDEYFMAIAFLAAKRSKDPSTQVGACIVNKDKKIVGVGYNGMPIGCDDDEFPWDKNSPNVLETKYLYVCHAETNAILNKNSADVKDCTIYVGLFPCNECAKIIIQSRIRLVVYMSDKHSEKVETIAAKKMFDASGVQYRQFIPKAARIVIDFEAINWNAMTQLPQTPSKDH; this is translated from the exons ATGGAAAAAGTCAGTCATCCAATCACAAGGAATTCTCCAGATTCTGCAGAAAAGCCACG ACAGGTGatgggaaaaaggaaggatCACATAGAATGGGACGAATACTTTATGGCAATAGCATTCCTTGCGGCCAAACGTAGCAAGGATCCATCTACCCAAGTTGGTGCCTGCATAGTcaacaaagataaaaaaatcgttggtGTAGGATACAATGGGATGCCCATAGGATGTGATGATGACGAATTCCCATGGGACAAGAACAGTCCCAATGTATTAGAAACCAAGTACCTCTATG tatGCCATGCCGAGACAAATGctatattgaataaaaattcagccGATGTGAAGGATTGTACGATTTATGTAGGTTTGTTTCCATGTAACGAATgtgcaaaaattatcatccaGTCTCGGATCAGGCTTGTCGTATACATGTCAGATAAACACTCTGAAAAAGTTGAGACTATTgcagcgaaaaaaatgtttgatgCATCAGGAGTTCAGTACAG GCAATTCATACCAAAGGCGGCTAGAATCGTGATTGACTTTGAAGCAATAAATTGGAATGCCATGACGCAGCTGCCACAGACGCCATCCAAGGATCATTGA